ACGACGGAGCCCTGACTTCATCCGCAGCATCAGAACTAGTGCAGCTGGAGGATTCGACCACCTCCTCCTTTTGGTCATCGCCTCCCATGACTTCCCGCGTAAACAAGCGATGAGCGGCTTCATAGACATTTTCAgatctgggaggaggaggagcagagaagtacaaagcaacatcttcctgcaaaatGAGACAAGTCAGTTGACCAGGACATTCAAAATAAGTACTTGGGGGCTAAGGCCATGAGTACTTACAGGCTTCAGCGGGTGTGAGTCGCTGAATTCCTACACAATAGTGGCGATCTCGCCCATGTTCTTGAACATTCGCTTGAGCCTCCCCATGACTTCATCCATGCtaatttcatcagaagaggatCTGGATAGATCATCAAGACCTGTGTACTCATAGACTAAGTGACAACACTGTTGTAGCGGCTGAATCTGTCGCTTCATGAAGCTGAATGCGACGCCAATACCGGTCAGACCTTGTTCATTCAGAATTGTTATCCACTTCACCAGCTTGGGTACTTGCAAGCAATTGTCAtgctttggctcatcaagccaccaGTTGTTCCAAGAGGGACAGTGTCCTGTTAGCTTGTTGAGTttcggatcatggttgccaatgtagcaccatttttccttccacccGGCATTGGGGTCTATCAGTTCATTGCCTAGATATTGACTGCTCAATGTCTCTTGCATTTGAATTTCGGCACCTCCAACCAAGAGGGTATGGTCTTTTGAGGGTAGAGGCTTCACACGGAAAAAATTTCGGAATAACTGAAAATGCGGCCTGATCCCTAGAAAAGCTTCACAGAAGTGGATGAAAATAGCAATGTGGAAGATCtcattggggttcagatgaaccaaCTCCAATTTATAGAAATCCAGCAAGCCTTGGAAGAAATCTGAAGCCAGCAATGCAAGACCTTAGCAAAAATTACCATTTCATTGGGATAAGTCTCCAACGGGCAAGCGTTGTCATAAGCagatctccagttgatgaagttTTGATCTTGGAGTAATTTGGCGGCTACGAGCGTCTTGATATCCTCTTCCTTCAGAGTTGACCGCTTCCTGGCACAGACGGGATTTGGTGGCATGATCTGATCGTTTTTCCTATATTTGGGTGTCGGCAACTATGACTCTTTCTTTTTATCAgatgttttcttcttctctcctttGCCTAATTTGGACGCACTAGCTTTCCttcccatccttgatgtcacatGCTTCTTCTGTCGCATAAGCTCGGAGGGTGCTTGGTAGGAGGACGACGGCACTAGGGCTAAAgtgtggaagttggaaaggcaaatggcaagggtaaaatggaagggataacctcctccgttatttataacagtAGCACGATAAAAACTGAGCAAATGAAAGGATTTCGATTAAAGGATTCCCAAAATTTCGGACACCTGATTGGTAGTTACCTTTATTTCaggaggagataagatctccttccagagatggtcacgttgaccaaaggttgaccctgatacccaccaaactagttggCTAGAGGCTCGGAgactgtgtgccacgtgtccattgATAAAAAGGTTTTTTCTCCGAATTTTAaagggaaagtgatgcaaattacagattgaccctcagcctgattcttcgattcaacctaaggctcgggagatactccatatggagtgcgactttcgtcgcacttccatataagattcaaaattgaaggatatgagactgagttaaatgaggcttgagcacattctagtcGCATGGCAGTTTTTAGATAACTTTTGAAGATTCAatcagatgaagtactcgaaaagcaccaaaactagtcaatgaagtctacaaaagtactcggaactgctgcattcgactaaaaagtacttgggagcttatcgtacatacatctatgggcccaccaaaaggtttggacagtcctaaatatggggctggacaccaagacgcatctgacatggagactatggcgcaGGACAGCGTAGGccacatggaaagataggaactagtccagaattaggaaagtactcgttgtaataagagtagaactcctctggtcgtatccgactagtatgcTTTTAACCAACTGACCTGGAACACTgccccccgactatataaggtgagccagggacctcctccaaagcaattcaatccaaccaacatacaggacgtagggtattatgcaatctagcggcccgaacctgtctaaatcgtgtgtctgcgttcaccttcgagtttctgatctcaacgagccccactaaccaaaacactacctcgggcacccccctcggtaggttgtcggatCTAAACATCGACAGATGGTAGTGCAGATCTACAACCATGTGGtgatatctctctctctctcttgtttcACCTTGCATCAATTTTTGTTCAACCTCAAACTTTTGCATGATATTTGCATTCTCTATCAAGTAGATATTTCAATGCTCTATCCATTTATATTTCTGGTTGAATTTTTTATGCGTCGGTTTACGTGCTACTGTGTTTGATAATACGGTAGCATCGTAACTCATCTTAACACCGAAGATATTCTTTATATTACCCGGATATAAATAGATAGTTGTAGCTTCACAAATCATCAAAAACTCTAGCCAACAAACACTTGTAGCATAAAATTTCCATTGTACTGGCTAAATAGTACAAGATCGTATCCCAATGAACCTAAGGTTCTTTGTCCTATCATGATTGATCTTCGCCAGATGTAGGGTTCCAAATGAACAAGCATCTGCTAGCCCAAATCATCGACATGTATCCCAAAATTCACCCATATCATTATTGCCCTCCGACCGAGTCGGTTCCACCGATTGGTGGCCCTTCATACCCACTACATTGTCGGTTGACTAGTCCAATAGAATGATAGTTTCTATAACATTAATTAGAGcatcatataaaaaaaatgatgatgtGGCAATAGAGTTAcgaagaaaagaaaaccatTTTCCTTAAAAAACCAACTCTACATGAAAACAAGGAAGAGGGAAAAGGGATAGGAAGATTGGGAGAGGAAAGGAGATAGAAGAGACAGGATTGGTTGGAAATTTATTTTGAAGAAACTATCTACTGGGAAGATAATTTCATTGAGCTACATGCACCAATTAATTGAACTAAAAAAGTATGAGCTGATAGGAGGAAAATGTGATATTTCACTTGTATTTCAACCCTCCCTCACGCATAGTATATGCGCGCAGCATCTTTCCTCAGAAGGAGATGCTCCGAAGTTGAGCTGGGCGGCTCTTCTCTTCCCAATTCCGTTCCGCTGCCGCCGTACCCAGGGCAGATCTTCTCATGCGCTCCCGCGCGTTGTCGGCCCAGCCTCTGAGATGGTCAGCGACGTCGTCGGCGAACACCGCGCTCTTGAACGAACTCCCCATCTGATAGAACAGTCCACAACACAGGAGGATTAAAACTACGAACTCCATCAGGAAAAATAAAGGATACATGAGACGCTTGGTTCTTCTGGCCTACTGACATGGGACACGATGGCGTAGAGGGGGAGCGTGCTGTAGCTGCAGAGCACCTGGACGATGACGCTGGagaacaaaaaagaaacagacCATGCAAAAAACCGCAAATGTTAGGTTGATGTGCATTGATCTCAAGAGGGGATTGAAAGCAGGTTCTTGCCACAGTACCATACGACGATCCTCGATACGCTGTACCCTAGTTTGTCCATGATGCAGGAGTTGATACCGAAGGTCGCCTAGTCAAGGATGCCATGATTTATCAGTGCAAACGGGTGTACATTTTCGCTTTAGAATCCAATGCATGGTAAGAGATCGATTGAACAACTGTGAAGCAAGATCTGCAGGATGTCTTGTGCTTACTAGTGTCCAGATGAAATACGCGAACTCGAACGCGTTCTGGAACAGGATGAAGTGGATGAGGACGAGCACGAGCCGGGGGCTGTGGAACCAGAACAGCTTGTCTGAAGGGCGCACGACGGCGCCCCCTTCCCCTCGGCCAGCGGCGTGCTTCGAGGCCACCTCGTAGGCCAGCTTGTTTATGATGTGCTCCAGCTTTGCCCCGatcagaagcagcagctgcaacacaggagaaagaaacaagaggaaaagaaaagaaaagaaaatcacgAGCGTTTCATACATCAGAAACAGTAAAGACCTCTTCTATGCAACATATAGCTGTTTTATCATAGATTTTAGATGTACTGCTTGTAGCTCTGAGAGATTATGCAGAAATGTAACTTACAGACAACGGGACCAACGAGATCCAGAAATAGGAGTGCCACCCTACAGCAAGAGATTGCAATACATCATTGGTCAATTTGGTTATTCATGCTACTGAAAATATAAATACTGGATTGAGATGCATGAGAAAGAGTAAGCACACCGGTGATGTTGACTAGCAAAAAGATCATGACAAATATCCAGTAATACCATCTGCACTAGAACGAAGGCAGTTACTGATCTATGTGCCAGTTGTAGCATAAGTTCAGAAGATTTCCTATAAAAGAACAAATGTCCAAGGCTAGCAAAAAAAAGGTAATTCCAACTTACTTTATACCAACTACTCTCTTGAAATCTTTATCGAGAGCTTTGATCATGTAGTCATAAAAGTTGAACTTTGGGTGCCCCCTAAAGTGCTCCTGTCAACCAGGAGAGACATCTCATAGTAAAACCACATGGATGAGCAGCTATCAAAAAGAACAAATGGCAACATGAACAGTGCCAGGTAGCACGTACCATGACGAAACCAAGCCTCATTGTGACATAGTCATCGTTGGACACTGATCCGTAGAACTGTTTGAAGAACGATCGCTGGAAGCAAGAAGAAGAGCTCTAGTGAACGGCAGGCACTCATCATCAAGCAATAATCACCAAAGAAGTAGCGTAAGGTTACAGTTGCAGACCATCCATATTATGACCCAGGTCAATCTCTCATGCCCCTTACACCGATCCTGGATAAACTTGATTTTCTGCACCCGCTTGATCATCTTGGGAGCTGCAGTTGATGGCGCATCAGTTATTCATCAGTTAGCCTCGTCATGTGAAAGAACCGGCTGgtccaaaaagaagaagaatttgGATACTCATGTTACAGCCATAAGCCATCGTGTAGCATGAGTATTAAAATTTTGATACCAGAGCTTCCCTCTTGCTGGATGTTGTTCTCCCAGTGCATCCATTTCCTCATCTGATGAACATGTAAATGGATTATCATGAGTGTCAAATTGGTTGTTAACATTCTGAATTCAGAGAGATCAGGTCGTTGGATGTAGATGGAATCAGCACGCTTAGAATGGACAGACCTGTAGAAGTCCCAGGAGCACAGTCAAGGCGCTGAGAACGACATGCGTGATGGCCAGAACGAAGATGAAGATGTGTAGCTGTTCTAAGGCGTGACGCGAGAGCAAGGGGACTTTTCCCTGGGAGATATAAAAAAAGGGCCACGAATCAAACCTTTAAATTAGTTTTTGTTCCACACTAAACTGTAGCATTATATTATTCTTTGCTTGATTCAATGAAAAATGCACTGTCCTGTACATGTCATTTCTTTTTCGTGACTATGCCTCTCAAAAAGTAATGAATTTATTCGAAATGAAACATTCCAAACTTTGCGTAGCACTACGAACTACTAGGAGCAATATGGGTCAAGTTCATTAGAAAAAGGGGTATTGGATGCCTAGCAAAAGTGAACCGCTCCATCCCTTTAGAAAAATTAGCAAGAATCTTAAAGCTCTTTTATCctctcttttcaaaaaaaaaagctcctTTATCCTAATATTAGAGCTGCTATAATTTTGTTAAGCCCACCAAGATTCAAACTCAAAACTCCTATCCGTGGTATACCATATTAGCCTGTCTGCACCTACCCGTTCAACCTAGGTTGAAAAAGGTGAAATTTTCATCTATATACTTGGTTCCACAAGATTACCTTGCTTGAACAGTGGCCAAAAGCTGCCCCTCCTTTGAGCATCCTCCTGCCGCCGGCAGCGAAAGTGGAGGCGGTCCCGTagtgtgccgccgccgccgaggcatGCTTGTCGTTGTTCCCACCTCGGCACGGCAGCCAGTGCTCCATGAGGCTCTCGTCGATGCAGATCTTCTGTATCAAGTCCTGGAAGACGACGAGCAGCAGCGACACGAACCCCAGCAGCATCAGCTCTGAAAAATTAATGGTACACGAGCAAACAGCGTCATCAAACGGCTCAGTGACATAAGAGAATGGCGAACACTGGACAGTAAGGCTACGTCGAAGATCATGGCCATCAAATTAACCTTCTTTGAGCTTCAGCAACGTCTCGTACAGGGTCACCCTCCGGCGCTCCAGTGCCTGTGCTTGATCGACTTGTCAGCTCGCCTGATTTGCAAGGAGGGAAGGGACGACGACGAAGGGTGGTGGCGCGCCATGATGGGTTCCTCACCTTGCCGAGGTGATGGAGCCCGCGCTCAAAGACGAGGGAGATGAGGACGATGGCGGAGCACACGGACGCCACGATCCATGTCGGCGTCTCCTCCAGCGTCGCCTCCGACTCCGACGACATGGCCGACGCCGACGATGCGGGCGA
This portion of the Setaria viridis chromosome 7, Setaria_viridis_v4.0, whole genome shotgun sequence genome encodes:
- the LOC117865692 gene encoding MLO-like protein 1, producing the protein MSSESEATLEETPTWIVASVCSAIVLISLVFERGLHHLGKALERRRVTLYETLLKLKEELMLLGFVSLLLVVFQDLIQKICIDESLMEHWLPCRGGNNDKHASAAAAHYGTASTFAAGGRRMLKGGAAFGHCSSKGKVPLLSRHALEQLHIFIFVLAITHVVLSALTVLLGLLQMRKWMHWENNIQQEGSSAPKMIKRVQKIKFIQDRCKGHERLTWVIIWMRSFFKQFYGSVSNDDYVTMRLGFVMEHFRGHPKFNFYDYMIKALDKDFKRVVGIKWYYWIFVMIFLLVNITGWHSYFWISLVPLSLLLLIGAKLEHIINKLAYEVASKHAAGRGEGGAVVRPSDKLFWFHSPRLVLVLIHFILFQNAFEFAYFIWTLATFGINSCIMDKLGYSVSRIVVCVIVQVLCSYSTLPLYAIVSHMGSSFKSAVFADDVADHLRGWADNARERMRRSALGTAAAERNWEEKSRPAQLRSISF